From a region of the Lactuca sativa cultivar Salinas chromosome 4, Lsat_Salinas_v11, whole genome shotgun sequence genome:
- the LOC111910571 gene encoding disease resistance protein RUN1 — protein MPMASSSTSSVHKSFKYDVFLSFRGEDTRTNFVDHLYHALQQKSIHTYKDDERIKKGKKITDELIGSIEDSKFYIIVFSKNYASSSWCLDELAKIMECHRTTVHTAYPVFYDVEPSEVRKQSGAVGEAFAKYEMEEAAGKWRVALKEAADLAGWELKKTADGHEAKFIQKIVEELSLELRSISFNIDEKLVGMETRIKDLVSSIGIGCDDVQMIGIKGMGGGGKTTLARAVFDHISFQFEGKSFVENVRENASFSGLKSLQKQVLSDVLNEDIRVSSTSDGKYLMKRRLRDKKVLVVLDDVDHIDQLEALAGELNWFKPGSRIIITTRDEQVLLAHRVEPIRDVNLLSDNEAICLFNMYAFGREIPIQKYENLSRLVVCYAAGLPLTIRVLGSFLCGKNELEWIDALERLKTFPLTETLKKLELSYIALEEDYKEMFLDVACIMKGWRKDDAIKALECCGFHARNGLRVLEQKSLITSYYDIFDKYKYVGMHDHLEEMGRNIVRRSHPDKPHKHTRLWIYEEIKNVLANDLGTKATRCIRLDTQNGNQKFDIKGLGKMNRLRFLSVGATHHVYWDYSFGPVPYRYWDCNKINPEFPNALRYLHMTGYPFRSLPITFQASNLVALEMAGSKIIQLWEGGERKVLNKLRFLDLNCSMLSTLDLGLTPNLEKLNLGECSNLVELHMPIECLNLIYVDLRGSKLIRTLDLRLAPNLEELILSFCNNLEKLQMPDRCLNLQSLLLSNSKLMTLDIGQTPNLRNLDLKQNYYLEELDMADECQMLSNLNVSYSKLRTLDLRLTPNLERLDLDRCYDLVELCLPIGDLKKLVHLHFSTWGFGYFSFKVEDYTSCRVDESLEVGPLAVLDLTVKSLKSCPLHPENSFPKFQFSSYYREDRPLFTRNLEMLISLGMCACTNLETFSRSICGLQRLRKLKIEGSILEVPKDLYMLECLEELVLSYTEIKHLPDSICMLKHLKSLKIISCLHLQKLPEDLGQLECLEKLHLSNADIERLPDSICMLKHLKSLKVISCLGLQKLPADLGQLECLENLDLSDTNIERLPDSICMLRHLESLQLYDCWLLERLPEDLGCTECLKELSIEGTRISHLPQSILLLKGLCIVGSRELLELCGFTSKIQTSKDYDTSCYVVVG, from the exons ATGCCAATGGCGTCTTCTTCAACTTCATCCGTTCACAAGAGCTTTAAGTATGATGTATTTTTGAGTTTCAGGGGCGAAGATACTCGTACCAACTTCGTTGATCATCTTTATCATGCTCTCCAGCAGAAAAGCATTCATACTTACAAGGACGATGAGAGAATCAAAAAAGGTAAAAAGATTACTGATGAGCTGATTGGATCGATTGAAGATTCAAAATTTTACATCATTGTTTTCTCCAAGAACTATGCTTCTTCATCTTGGTGCTTGGACGAGCTTGCGAAGATAATGGAGTGCCATAGGACGACAGTGCATACTGCGTACCCTGTCTTCTATGATGTGGAACCCTCCGAGGTCAGAAAACAAAGTGGGGCGGTTGGAGAAGCATTTGCCAAGTACGAAATGGAAGAGGCTGCTGGGAAATGGAGAGTGGCTCTGAAAGAAGCTGCGGATCTTGCTGGGTGGGAGTTGAAGAAGACTGCTGATGG ACATGAAGCTAAATTCATCCAAAAAATAGTGGAAGAGCTTTCACTAGAATTACGTTCCATCAGTTTCAACATTGACGAAAAGTTAGTAGGAATGGAGACCCGGATCAAAGATCTTGTATCATCTATAGGAATTGGTTGTGATGATGTCCAAATGATTGGGATCAAAGGAATGGGAGGTGGCGGAAAGACAACTTTAGCAAGAGCTGTTTTTGATCACATATCCTTTCAGTTTGAAGGTAAAAGCTTTGTTGAAAATGTCAGGGAAAATGCTTCTTTCTCTGGTTTAAAGTCTTTGCAAAAGCAAGTCCTTTCAGACGTCTTAAATGAAGATATACGTGTAAGTAGTACTTCTGACGGAAAGTACTTGATGAAGAGGAGGCTGCGCGATAAAAAGGTTCTTGTTGTTCTAGATGATGTTGATCATATAGACCAGCTTGAGGCGTTAGCCGGTGAGCTTAATTGGTTCAAGCCGGGAAGTAGAATTATCATCACAACAAGAGACGAGCAAGTCCTACTAGCACACAGGGTGGAGCCCATTCGTGATGTCAATTTGTTATCGGATAACGAAGCAATTTGCCTTTTCAATATGTATGCTTTTGGGAGAGAGATTCCAATTCAAAAGTATGAAAATCTATCAAGACTAGTTGTATGTTATGCTGCTGGTCTTCCCTTAACGATCAGAGTTTTGGGTTCATTTCTTTGTGGTAAAAATGAGCTTGAATGGATAGATGCCCTAGAACGACTAAAAACATTTCCATTAACAGAGACTCTTAAAAAATTGGAACTAAGCTATATCGCTCTAGAGGAGGATTACAAAGAAATGTTTCTAGATGTTGCATGCATCATGAAGGGATGGCGGAAAGATGATGCAATCAAAGCGCTTGAATGTTGTGGGTTTCATGCTAGAAATGGATTAAGAGTTCTTGAGCAAAAATCTCTCATAACTAGTTATTATGATATTTTCGATAAATACAAGTATGTGGGCATGCATGACCATCTTGAAGAAATGGGCAGAAATATTGTTCGTCGCTCGCACCCGGATAAACCTCACAAACATACCCGATTGTGGATTTACGAAGAAATTAAAAATGTATTGGCTAATGATTTG GGTACTAAAGCGACAAGGTGCATACGACTAGACACTCAAAATGGCAATCAGAAATTTGATATAAAAGGTCTTGGAAAGATGAACAGACTTAGATTCCTTTCCGTGGGAGCTACTCATCATGTCTATTGGGACTATAGTTTTGGCCCTGTTCCATATCGGTATTGGGATTGTAATAAAATCAACCCAGAATTTCCAAATGCTTTACGATATCTGCATATGACCGGTTACCCTTTTAGGTCTTTACCCATAACATTTCAAGCAAGTAACCTTGTTGCACTTGAGATGGCTGGCAGTAAAATCATACAACTTTGGGAAGGGGGAGAAAGGAAG GTTCTTAACAAGCTCAGATTCCTTGACCTTAATTGTTCAATGTTGAGTACCCTTGACCTCGGGCTTACTCCAAATCTCGAGAAGTTGAATCTTGGAGAATGTTCCAATTTGGTAGAACTTCATATGCCCATTGAATGCTTAAATCTCATATACGTCGACCTCAGAGGTTCAAAGTTGATCAGGACCCTTGACCTTAGGCTGGCCCCAAATCTGGAAGAGTTGATTCTTAGCTTTTGCAACAATTTGGAAAAACTTCAGATGCCCGATAGATGCCTAAATCTCCAATCATTGCTACTCTCAAATTCAAAGTTGATGACCCTTGACATTGGACAGACTCCAAATCTCAGGAATCTAGATCTTAAACAAAATTATTACCTGGAAGAACTTGACATGGCAGATGAATGTCAAATGCTCTCCAACCTCAACGTTAGTTATTCAAAGTTGAGAACCCTTGACCTTAGACTGACTCCAAATCTCGAGAGGTTAGATCTTGACAGATGTTATGATTTGGTAGAACTTTGCCTTCCCATTGGTGATCTGAAAAAGCTTGTCCACTTACACTTTAGTACTTGGGGgtttggatatttttcatttaaGGTAGAAGATTATACTTCTTGTAGGGTTGATGAATCACTTGAGGTTGGTCCTTTAGCTGTGTTAGATCTGACTGTGAAGTCCCTAAAAAGCTGCCCACTTCATCCCGAAAATAGCTTTCCAAAGTTTCAGTTTAGTTCTTATTATAGAGAAGATCGACCCTTATTCACCAGAAATCTTGAGATGCTTATTTCTCTAGGTATGTGTGCTTGCACAAACCTTGAGACGTTTTCAAGAAGTATTTGTGGGTTACAACGTTTAAGAAAGCTTAAAATAGAAGGCAGTATTCTAGAGGTGCCCAAGGACCTATATATGTTAGAATGTCTCGAGGAGCTAGTTTTATCGTACACAGAGATTAAGCATCTTCCAGATAGCATTTGTATGTTGAAACATCTGAAATCTCTCAAAATTATTTCGTGTTTGCATCTTCAAAAGTTACCAGAGGATCTTGGCCAATTAGAATGTTTGGAGAAGCTACATTTGTCAAATGCAGATATTGAACGTCTTCCGGATAGCATATGTATGTTGAAACATCTAAAATCTCTCAAAGTTATTTCGTGTTTGGGTCTTCAAAAATTACCAGCGGATCTTGGCCAATTAGAATGTTTAGAGAATCTAGATTTATCAGATACAAATATTGAACGTCTTCCGGATAGCATTTGTATGTTGAGACATTTGGAATCTCTCCAACTTTATGATTGTTGGTTGCTTGAGAGGTTACCTGAGGACCTTGGCTGTACAGAATGTTTAAAAGAGTTGAGTATAGAAGGTACAAGAATAAGTCATCTTCCGCAAAGCATTCTTTTATTGAAAGGTCTGTGTATAGTTGGGTCGAGAGAGCTTCTTGAGTTGTGTGGGTTTACATCCAAGATACAAACTTCAAAAGACTATGATACATCCTGCTACGTAGTGGTGGGATGA